A region of Plasmodium falciparum 3D7 genome assembly, chromosome: 12 DNA encodes the following proteins:
- a CDS encoding zinc finger protein, putative — MSEEKYNYLDMHLSRKGSIYDSLIHLKPDNENKFGLDENSDICRTLSNYADYSTKKVKYFVNKRFSEIENIEKNIEDIDYSAFKYFRTLPPKYSDENDIRNNIIFNNNNIYIYAENKNGTLNEQACISISPDNNIIYCSTKGRRYTIGGHAGIQKNLNNEYNFLDENNFISPQNSIKTYTYDALDSSDLSSSFPKMNLIKTNDVLDDTNTNRINTANIFNEHIIMNSCESSNLNTTKCLSKNLSVQKLFKYYKKCSQDLEHEQRICKPCAHVYNGSTCMNGDECSFCHHPDHVLISAKKWKKLVKNNMEKLNILLHILRNPDDVNANFLNEMIKQNTKNFKKNKKINNIKNNTIINMYNQNIRHSNSNNNTINDMNNNNINKRHNKNRIFYFPQRNTDNILRPPYNNYESNETTDMYKNNYQVRNCNFSPYHMNM; from the coding sequence atgagtgaagaaaaatataattatttggaTATGCATTTAAGTCGAAAGGGGTCCATTTATGATTCTTTAATACATTTGAAACcagataatgaaaataaatttgGTTTAGATGAAAATAGCGATATCTGCAGAACCTTATCAAATTATGCAGATTATTCAacaaaaaaagtaaaatactTTGTAAATAAACGTTTTTCagaaatagaaaatatagaGAAAAATATAGAAGACATTGATTATTCagcatttaaatattttaggACTTTGCCACCAAAATATAGTGACGAAAAtgatataagaaataatattattttcaacaacaataatatttatatatatgccgaaaataaaaatggaacATTAAATGAGCAAGCTTGTATATCTATATCTcctgataataatattatatactgtTCAACAAAAGGAAGAAGGTATACCATAGGTGGTCATGCGGGAATACAAAAGAATCTAAATAacgaatataattttttggatGAAAACAATTTCATATCTCCTCAAAATAGTAtcaaaacatatacatatgatgCTTTAGACAGTTCAGATTTATCCAGTTCTTTTCCAAAAATGAATTTAATTAAAACTAATGATGTTTTAGACGATACAAATACCAATAGGATAAATACggcaaatatatttaatgaacatataataatgaattcaTGTGAATCTAGTAACTTAAATACCACTAAATGTTTATCCAAAAATTTATCCGTTCAAAagttatttaaatattataaaaaatgttcacAAGATTTGGAACATGAACAAAGAATATGTAAACCTTGTGCCCATGTATATAATGGTAGTACATGTATGAATGGAGATGAATGTTCCTTTTGTCACCATCCTGACCATGTATTAATTTCTGCAAAGAAATGGAAAAAGcttgtaaaaaataatatggaaaaGTTAAATATCCTATTGCATATTTTACGAAATCCAGATGATGTAAATGCGAACTTCTTAAATGAAATGATAAAGCAAAATACAAaaaactttaaaaaaaataaaaaaataaataacatcaagaataatactattattaatatgtataatcaGAACATAAGACATTCCaatagtaacaataatactataaatgatatgaacaataataatataaataagcgacataataagaatagaatattttattttccacaAAGAAATACTGATAACATATTAAGACCACcctataataattatgaatcTAATGAAACTACagatatgtataaaaataattatcaaGTAAGAAATTGTAACTTTAGTCCATATCACATGAATATGTGA